One part of the Microlunatus elymi genome encodes these proteins:
- a CDS encoding lysophospholipid acyltransferase family protein, translating into MTSSALDRVLVRIGRPAADWPRRLPIRLARRALHAIAIRPLLHAEVHLDVGGLEDAAALCGPAVIVANHASHLDTPLLLDALPARRRERTGVAVTTDDSFSSSWQAAATAIAFNTFAQVRSGQVPSGRNRTQTPAELLAAGWSVVIYPEGGRSTDGYLGTFELDAAALAIEHRVPVLPVGIRGSFAAMPRGHGWPSRQAGPAGRTRTRISLRFGPAMTAAADESAEAFTERIRTVVAGLIAEDRGTWWQTQRVLKGQTADTAAPGAAATQLEQAEPPPGSWRRIWEQSQSPRAGGRRRRAKIWR; encoded by the coding sequence GTGACCTCGTCCGCACTGGATCGGGTGCTCGTACGGATCGGCCGGCCGGCTGCGGACTGGCCGCGCCGGCTGCCGATCCGGCTGGCCCGGCGGGCGCTGCACGCGATCGCGATCCGGCCGCTGCTGCATGCTGAGGTGCACCTCGACGTCGGCGGGCTGGAGGACGCTGCCGCTCTCTGCGGACCCGCGGTGATCGTCGCCAACCACGCCAGCCACCTGGACACGCCGCTGCTGCTGGATGCTCTGCCCGCCCGGCGGCGCGAACGGACCGGGGTCGCGGTCACCACCGACGACTCCTTCAGCTCGAGCTGGCAGGCGGCGGCCACGGCGATCGCATTCAACACGTTCGCCCAGGTCCGGTCGGGGCAGGTCCCGTCGGGCCGGAATCGCACCCAGACGCCGGCCGAGTTGCTGGCGGCGGGCTGGAGCGTGGTGATCTACCCCGAGGGCGGCCGTTCCACCGACGGTTATCTGGGTACTTTCGAGCTGGACGCGGCCGCATTGGCGATCGAGCACCGGGTCCCGGTGTTGCCCGTGGGAATTCGCGGCAGTTTCGCCGCGATGCCACGGGGACACGGGTGGCCTAGCCGGCAGGCCGGCCCGGCCGGCCGGACTCGTACCCGGATCAGCCTGCGCTTCGGCCCGGCGATGACGGCGGCCGCTGACGAGTCGGCGGAGGCGTTCACCGAGCGGATCCGTACGGTGGTCGCCGGATTGATCGCCGAGGACCGGGGCACCTGGTGGCAGACCCAGCGGGTGTTGAAAGGGCAGACGGCGGACACCGCAGCGCCGGGTGCCGCAGCGACGCAGCTGGAGCAGGCCGAACCGCCGCCGGGAAGCTGGCGCCGGATCTGGGAGCAGAGTCAGTCGCCGCGAGCTGGTGGACGTCGCCGGCGCGCGAAGATCTGGCGTTGA